The following DNA comes from Treponema primitia ZAS-1.
TTATGGTCCATAAAGTGCCGGATGGTAGTTCAGCAGGCACACCACAGACTACTGTGTAATCGACATTGATGCGGGATAGGGTGGTTAGATGGTTTCCATTATACTGATCGGTTTTAGTCTTGCCTTTGATGCCCTTGCGGTTTCAATCAGTTCGGGCATAAGTAATAGGGACCTAAAAACATTTCATGTTGTCAGGGGTTCCTTCTTTTTTGGCGCCTTCCAATTTATCATGCCCGTAACCGGATGGTTTTTGGGGAAAACCTTTGTTGTTTACATAGAGACATTTGATCATTGGATAGCCTTTGCTTTGTTGGCTTTTATTGGCGGTAAAATGCTTTTTAGTGCACTGCCACAAAAGAATAAGGAAAAACCAACTGAAACAAATATTGACATTCAGAATATTGGGAGCCTTTTTATACTTGCAATAGCAACAAGCATTGATGCGCTGGCGGTTGGTCTGTCCTTTAGTATGGTGAATCAGGATATATGGATTCCCGCATTAATTATCGGATGTATGACCTTTGTATTATGTTTTTTTGGTTTTGAATTCGGGAAAAAAATCGGATCGGCTTTTGAAAATGGATCACAGATTATTGGCGGATTGATTCTAATTGGAATAGGCATAAAAATTCTTCTGGAACATATTCTGTAGCCCGGTTCTTAAAATAAGGTCCTTCCCTGGATGGCGGTATATTTTTTGACAAAGCCCGAAGGCCGGTAGGTCATCTTGGCCTGCCGCAGCCCCTCGTCTCCCAGATCCTGCTCCCGGTTGATATGGATAAACGATTCCGGCAGGGAGGCGGCAAAGCTTTGGTTTATGTACTGAAAAATCCCCTTATAATCATCAAGAGCTTTTTCAAAATGGATAGTGAACATGCGGCCATCCGCAAGGCTTTCTCCCAGACACCAGCCGGCGGGCTCGCCGTTTATGTAATACATGGCGCCCGTCATTTCCAGTTCGTTGAACAATTCCAGGCTTTCCCGGGCGGCGATATAATCCCCGTCGGCGCCCTTGTCTTTCCGCCAGCGGTCCAGGACCCACAGGGCCTGGGGGATGATCTCCGCGCTTAGGGGCTGCTGCTCGTGGGAATAGTAATTTACAAACTGGTTAACCAAGTTCCGCTTTTTATGGTATTTCTTGCCCGGCAGCTCCGCCAGATCGCTCCGCAGGTAGAGATAGTCAAAATTGTCCCGGTCCTCCGCAATTTCAATGCCCCATTCTTCCAGATGTTCCCGGCTGGGGATAAGTACCGAATCGGGGATGCCCTTCCAGTACTCATGGGTCTTAAAAAGCTCTTCCAGAATGTCCCGGTCCGGAACCGCACAGGGGGTCATAAAGAATTTTTTCCCCTCCCTTTCGCCGGAGAGTATAAAGGTTTTATCCGGTATCTGGGAAACCCGGTAATTGTACCGTTTCCGGAATAAGAAAAGATCCCCAAAGGTATATTCAGATACACCATCGGGGGTTTGGGAAAGACGGGGATGCATTTCATCTTTTAATCCCAGGGTTAGGGGTACAAAATCGGGGTAACAGGGAATCTGCATACTGTATTCAATATAACAGATATATCCCGTTTTGGGCAATATTGCAATTTTATGTCTGGTTCCACTATACTAACAGCATACTAAAACTCTGGGGGAGCCCATGAAATTGTATAGCCGCGGGCAGGTAATCTTTTTTTCTGTGTTGAGCGTCCTCATTGTAGTTATGTTTGCCGTGGGGATAGGCGTTTTACGGATACCCCTGAAAGGCGGAACTGAGGCCGAGGCGGTCAAAAACCCCGAAGCGGATCCCCTGGAAGCGCTGCAACTGCGGCAGTCTCCCTATACTAATCCTCTGCTGACAAAAACTGCGGAGCTCCAGGCTTATACGGAGGACGAACGGGAGAATATCGGGGTCTACGAGCAGCTTAACGAGGCGGTGGTGAACATCACCACCGAAACCGTGGCGATCAACTGGTTCCTGGAGCCGGTGCCCCAGGAGGGCGGTTCCGGGTCGGGGTCTATCATCGATACCCGGGGCTATGTGTTAACCAACAATCACGTTATCGAAAATGCATATAAGGTATTTATCAACCTGGCCGATGGGACCCAGCTTGAGGGTTCGCTTATCGGTACGGACCCGGAAAATGATCTGGCGGTGTTGAAGTTTGATCCCCCCCGGGGGGCGGAACTGAAGACCGTGCCCTTCGGAAATTCGGAGAACCTTAAGGTGGGCCAGAAGGTGATGGCCATCGGCAACCCCTTTGCCTTGGAGCGGACCCTGACCGTGGGTATCGTTTCCGGACTGGGACGGCCTATACAGACCTCCAGGCAGAATATTATTCGGGACATGATCCAGACCGATGCTTCTATTAATCCCGGCAATTCCGGAGGGCCCCTCCTGGATTCCATGGGCAGGATGATCGGCATTAATACTATGATCTATTCCCCCTCCGGCGGTTCCGTGGGTATTGGGTTTGCGGTACCGGTGAATACCGCCAAGCGGGTGGTGGCTGAGCTTATCGCCTATGGGAAGGTCCGGCGTGGCTGGATCGACGCATCGGTTGTGCAGATTTTCCCCGCCCTGGTGCGCTACGCTAAGCTGCCGGTAGATTCGGGGCTCCTGGTATCCCGGACTAACCGCAATGGTTTTGCGGAACAGGCGGGGATACGCCAAGGGAGTGAGCCCGTGCGCTACGGGTCCAGTGTGATCTACCTTGGCGGGGATATTATCAGTTCCGTGGATGGGATGAAAACCGAAACCCTGGCGGATCTTTACTCAGCCCTGGAGGATAATAAGCCCGGGGAACGGGTTGCGGTGGAGTTGATCCGCGGTGGAAGGACGATCCGGCTGGAGTTAACTTTGGCGGATCGGGAAGAGTCCAGGCAGTAATATATTGGAGACCGGAACCCGAAAAACGAGACTTATAAAGACAGCGGCCTGGGTTGCCCTGCTGGGGAACGCCGTTCTGGCGGTACTTAAGATTACCGCTGGTATCTATGCCGAAAGTCTCGCAGTTATAGGGGATGGTATCGATACTTCGGTGGACGTTCTTATCGCGGTGATGACCCTGGTGGTAGCAAGGGT
Coding sequences within:
- a CDS encoding DUF2156 domain-containing protein, which codes for MQIPCYPDFVPLTLGLKDEMHPRLSQTPDGVSEYTFGDLFLFRKRYNYRVSQIPDKTFILSGEREGKKFFMTPCAVPDRDILEELFKTHEYWKGIPDSVLIPSREHLEEWGIEIAEDRDNFDYLYLRSDLAELPGKKYHKKRNLVNQFVNYYSHEQQPLSAEIIPQALWVLDRWRKDKGADGDYIAARESLELFNELEMTGAMYYINGEPAGWCLGESLADGRMFTIHFEKALDDYKGIFQYINQSFAASLPESFIHINREQDLGDEGLRQAKMTYRPSGFVKKYTAIQGRTLF
- a CDS encoding manganese efflux pump MntP family protein → MVSIILIGFSLAFDALAVSISSGISNRDLKTFHVVRGSFFFGAFQFIMPVTGWFLGKTFVVYIETFDHWIAFALLAFIGGKMLFSALPQKNKEKPTETNIDIQNIGSLFILAIATSIDALAVGLSFSMVNQDIWIPALIIGCMTFVLCFFGFEFGKKIGSAFENGSQIIGGLILIGIGIKILLEHIL
- a CDS encoding S1C family serine protease, with the protein product MKLYSRGQVIFFSVLSVLIVVMFAVGIGVLRIPLKGGTEAEAVKNPEADPLEALQLRQSPYTNPLLTKTAELQAYTEDERENIGVYEQLNEAVVNITTETVAINWFLEPVPQEGGSGSGSIIDTRGYVLTNNHVIENAYKVFINLADGTQLEGSLIGTDPENDLAVLKFDPPRGAELKTVPFGNSENLKVGQKVMAIGNPFALERTLTVGIVSGLGRPIQTSRQNIIRDMIQTDASINPGNSGGPLLDSMGRMIGINTMIYSPSGGSVGIGFAVPVNTAKRVVAELIAYGKVRRGWIDASVVQIFPALVRYAKLPVDSGLLVSRTNRNGFAEQAGIRQGSEPVRYGSSVIYLGGDIISSVDGMKTETLADLYSALEDNKPGERVAVELIRGGRTIRLELTLADREESRQ